The Terriglobus roseus sequence TCAAGCTCGACGCATTCTCAAGCGTCACACCACCGCCCGCTGCGACGCGCAGGCGTCCCGCTGCCTGCTGTGCCAGCCGCGCAAGGGACTCGCGGCCTTCGGTGACGGTGGGCCTGCCGCCAGAGGTAAGGATGCGGCTGCAACCCAGGTCGATCAACACATCGAGCGACACGGGAAGATCATTCGACTGGTCAAAGGCGCGATGAAAGGTGACAGATCTCCTCTTCGCGAGCCTCATCACCTCGAGCATCCGTACACGATCAACCTGACGGTCCGCCGTCAACATACCAACGACTATGCCTGCGGCACCGGCAGTCATCGCTGTCTCAATGTCCGTGCAGATCATGCGGAACTCGGCCTCGGA is a genomic window containing:
- a CDS encoding copper homeostasis protein CutC, giving the protein MRELEICVETLQACEAAEAGGADRIELCAALSEGGVTPGPGFLREALASVDLPIHVLIRPRSGDFHYSEAEFRMICTDIETAMTAGAAGIVVGMLTADRQVDRVRMLEVMRLAKRRSVTFHRAFDQSNDLPVSLDVLIDLGCSRILTSGGRPTVTEGRESLARLAQQAAGRLRVAAGGGVTLENASSLTAIPGLDLHASLRPKSAPVVGDVLWQPATGNISVDAVRTLSSIVHASSDSLVR